From Achromobacter spanius, a single genomic window includes:
- a CDS encoding chorismate--pyruvate lyase family protein — protein MTKPAAHCPPLAAGWQAQAPAILSPAQRHWLFRPGALTAGLRQVGQVRLRVLAEYADGAPADEARAMRIAPGSPVWIREVLMSVNGVDSVPARSLTPLTASHGAWQGMRRLLTRPLADMLYHDSTVIRSPFACRRLASPVPFHATASDVLPPEARALQAGRIWARRSVFWRQGQPLLVAECFLPDFWELIAGQPVPPLVPHQRTPR, from the coding sequence ATGACGAAACCCGCAGCCCATTGCCCCCCTCTCGCCGCCGGCTGGCAGGCGCAAGCCCCGGCCATTCTGTCCCCCGCCCAACGCCACTGGCTGTTCCGGCCGGGCGCGCTTACCGCCGGCCTGCGCCAGGTCGGGCAGGTGCGTCTGCGGGTGTTGGCCGAGTACGCCGACGGTGCGCCGGCTGACGAGGCGCGCGCAATGCGCATCGCCCCGGGCTCACCGGTGTGGATCCGCGAGGTGTTGATGTCCGTGAACGGCGTGGACAGCGTCCCGGCGCGCAGCCTGACGCCGCTGACCGCTTCACACGGCGCCTGGCAAGGGATGCGGCGCCTGCTGACCCGGCCGCTGGCCGACATGCTGTATCACGACAGCACGGTGATCCGGTCGCCCTTTGCATGCCGCCGGCTGGCCTCGCCCGTGCCGTTCCATGCCACCGCCTCGGACGTACTGCCGCCCGAAGCCCGCGCGTTGCAGGCCGGCCGGATCTGGGCGCGCCGCTCGGTGTTCTGGCGCCAGGGGCAGCCGCTGCTGGTGGCCGAGTGCTTCCTGCCGGACTTCTGGGAGTTGATCGCCGGCCAGCCCGTGCCGCCGCTCGTGCCCCATCAACGCACGCCGCGCTGA
- a CDS encoding pseudouridine synthase, with protein MEKVRISKLMSERGLCSRREADSYIERGWVRVDGVVVSELGARAYPDQEITLERAAHARQTSRVTILINKPVGYVSGQAEKGYTPAVALIDSRSRFAGDRAPQRFECAHLDGLAVAGRLDIDSQGLLVLTQDGRVAKQLIGEDSTIDKEYLVRVQGDLSDNGLALLNHGLSLDGKPLKHAQVRWQNHDQLRFVLREGKKRQIRRMCELVGLKVIGLKRVRIGRVALGDLPLGQWRYLRDDESF; from the coding sequence ATGGAAAAAGTACGAATCTCCAAGCTCATGTCCGAGCGCGGACTCTGTTCACGCCGCGAGGCGGACAGCTATATCGAGCGCGGCTGGGTCCGCGTTGACGGCGTCGTCGTGTCCGAATTGGGCGCGCGGGCCTATCCCGACCAGGAAATCACGCTGGAGCGCGCCGCGCATGCGCGCCAGACCTCCCGCGTCACGATCCTCATCAACAAGCCCGTGGGCTACGTGTCCGGCCAGGCCGAAAAAGGCTACACGCCCGCCGTCGCCCTGATCGACTCCCGCTCCCGCTTCGCCGGCGACCGCGCCCCGCAGCGCTTCGAATGCGCACACCTGGACGGCCTGGCCGTCGCTGGCCGCCTGGACATCGATTCGCAAGGACTCCTCGTTCTCACGCAGGACGGCCGCGTCGCCAAGCAGCTGATCGGCGAAGACTCCACGATCGACAAGGAGTATCTGGTCCGCGTCCAGGGCGATCTCTCCGACAACGGTCTGGCCCTCCTGAACCACGGACTATCGCTGGATGGCAAGCCGCTCAAGCACGCCCAGGTGCGCTGGCAGAACCACGATCAACTCCGGTTCGTGCTGCGCGAAGGCAAGAAACGCCAGATCCGCCGCATGTGTGAACTGGTGGGCCTGAAAGTGATCGGCCTGAAACGCGTTCGTATCGGCCGCGTGGCGCTGGGCGATCTGCCCCTGGGCCAATGGCGCTACCTGCGCGACGACGAATCGTTCTGA
- a CDS encoding LysR family transcriptional regulator translates to MELFVEVAKTHSFSRAAATLGVPKSTLSRQVAELERSVGLRLLSRTTRKVELTDAGRLYFERCQRIVAEAQIAHEELQKLVDTPAGPLRVNMPADFGTDFLAESFMEFSRRYPDVTFFLDLANPDHASRVFQTCDVSIEIGDLPDSTQIARLLGMLPAYLYASRDYLEKHGEPKHPSDLTRHECIEFRAEGAGRVTRWPLTNGEQHIEFTPGNRFSVNGVAMARRLAMLGAGIAVLVGGQMSEQQSGQLQRVLPDWQLGPFPVHAVTETRLLPAKTRIFIEFLMERLGSHWQAKDTPRFMKSR, encoded by the coding sequence ATGGAACTCTTCGTCGAGGTCGCCAAAACGCACAGTTTTAGCCGCGCTGCGGCAACGCTGGGCGTCCCGAAGTCGACCTTGTCTCGCCAGGTGGCCGAACTGGAGCGCTCCGTGGGGCTGCGGCTGCTCAGCCGCACCACGCGCAAGGTGGAACTGACCGATGCCGGGCGGCTGTATTTCGAGCGCTGCCAGCGCATCGTGGCCGAGGCGCAGATCGCCCATGAAGAACTGCAGAAGCTGGTCGACACGCCGGCCGGACCGCTGCGGGTGAACATGCCCGCGGATTTCGGCACGGACTTCCTGGCTGAATCGTTCATGGAGTTTTCCCGGCGCTATCCCGATGTGACGTTTTTTCTGGACCTCGCGAACCCGGACCACGCATCGCGCGTGTTCCAGACCTGCGACGTGTCGATCGAAATCGGCGACCTGCCCGATTCGACCCAGATTGCAAGACTGCTGGGCATGCTGCCCGCCTACCTGTATGCCTCGCGCGACTACCTGGAAAAGCACGGCGAACCGAAGCATCCCAGCGACTTGACCCGGCACGAGTGCATTGAGTTCCGCGCGGAAGGCGCCGGCCGCGTGACGCGCTGGCCGCTTACGAATGGCGAGCAGCACATAGAATTCACGCCGGGCAACCGGTTTTCCGTCAACGGCGTCGCCATGGCCCGGCGCCTGGCCATGCTGGGCGCGGGCATTGCGGTGCTGGTGGGTGGTCAGATGTCGGAACAGCAGTCCGGCCAGTTGCAGCGCGTGCTGCCGGACTGGCAGTTGGGCCCGTTTCCGGTGCATGCGGTCACGGAGACGCGGCTGCTGCCCGCCAAGACCCGGATCTTCATCGAGTTCCTGATGGAGCGCCTGGGCAGCCACTGGCAAGCGAAGGATACGCCCCGTTTCATGAAATCCCGCTGA
- a CDS encoding efflux RND transporter periplasmic adaptor subunit gives MWRGAAVVALTASALTLAACGKKQEAPQGGKPQVTVVTLATQPVSLTTELPGRTSAFRVAEVRPQVNGIVQKRLFTEGGEVKAGQQLYQIDPALYQANVDSQKAALARAQAQQKTAALLAERYKPLVATRAVSQQTYDNAVASRDQAAADVLSAKAALDTARINLVYTKVLSPIDGIIGRSAVTEGALVTANQTSALAAVQQIDPIYVDVTQSSVQLLRLQDALATGQLKKLDGEQAALVTLTLEDGSQYKESGKLQFSEVTVDPGTGSITLRAVFPNPDRRLLPGMFVRARLADGVAADGLLVPQRGVTRNQRGQPTALVVNAKNQVELRDLKTDRAIGDKWLVTDGLAAGDRVIVEGLQMVRPGVEVVATEAGAKAQPQAANAQGAAAPAAPAKQ, from the coding sequence ATGTGGCGCGGCGCGGCCGTTGTCGCGCTGACGGCATCGGCCCTCACACTGGCCGCTTGCGGCAAGAAGCAAGAGGCGCCTCAGGGCGGCAAGCCGCAAGTGACGGTCGTCACATTGGCGACGCAGCCCGTTTCCCTCACCACCGAACTGCCCGGCCGCACCTCTGCCTTCCGCGTCGCCGAAGTCCGCCCGCAGGTCAACGGCATCGTCCAGAAGCGCCTCTTCACCGAGGGCGGCGAGGTCAAGGCCGGCCAACAGCTCTATCAGATCGACCCCGCCCTCTATCAAGCCAACGTCGACAGCCAGAAGGCCGCGCTGGCCCGCGCCCAGGCGCAGCAAAAGACCGCCGCGCTGCTGGCCGAGCGCTACAAGCCGCTGGTCGCCACCCGCGCGGTCAGCCAGCAGACCTACGACAACGCCGTCGCCTCGCGCGATCAGGCTGCTGCCGACGTGCTGTCGGCCAAGGCGGCGCTGGACACGGCCCGCATCAATCTCGTCTACACCAAGGTGTTGTCGCCGATCGACGGCATCATCGGCCGCTCGGCCGTGACCGAAGGCGCGCTCGTAACGGCCAACCAGACCAGCGCGCTGGCCGCGGTGCAGCAGATCGACCCGATCTACGTCGACGTCACGCAGTCCAGCGTGCAGCTCCTGCGTCTGCAGGACGCGTTGGCCACCGGCCAGCTCAAGAAGCTGGACGGCGAGCAGGCCGCGCTGGTCACGCTGACGCTGGAAGACGGCTCGCAATACAAAGAGTCCGGCAAGCTCCAGTTCTCCGAAGTGACCGTCGACCCGGGCACGGGCTCGATCACGCTGCGCGCCGTGTTCCCCAACCCCGACCGGCGTCTGTTGCCCGGCATGTTCGTGCGGGCGCGCCTGGCTGACGGCGTTGCCGCCGATGGCCTGCTGGTGCCGCAGCGCGGTGTGACGCGCAATCAGCGCGGCCAGCCGACCGCGCTTGTCGTCAACGCCAAGAACCAGGTTGAACTGCGCGATCTGAAGACCGACCGCGCCATCGGCGACAAGTGGCTCGTCACCGACGGCCTGGCTGCCGGCGACCGCGTGATCGTGGAAGGCCTGCAGATGGTCCGCCCCGGCGTTGAAGTGGTCGCCACCGAAGCCGGCGCCAAGGCCCAGCCGCAAGCGGCCAATGCGCAGGGGGCCGCTGCCCCCGCCGCGCCGGCCAAGCAGTAA
- a CDS encoding efflux RND transporter permease subunit gives MAKFFIDRPVFAWVIAIVLMLAGALSILQLPVAQYPNIAPPAIGIAVTYPGASAQTVQDTVVQVIEQQMNGLDGLQYISSESNSDGSMSITLTFKQGTNPDTAQVQVQNKLALAQPLLPQEVQQQGIRVTKATKNFLIVAGFVSTDGTMTKDDLADYVASYVQDPISRTQGVGDFQLFGSQYAMRIWLDPAKLVNYGLTTVDITTAIKEQNVQVSSGQLGGLPSVRGQQLNATIIGPSRLQTAEDFGQILLKVNSDGSQVRLRDVSRIELGGQTYAIDSFYNGNPASGLAIKLAPGANALDTAQAVRDTINNLKPYFPPGMEVVYPYDTTPFVSLSIHEVFKTLVEAIILVFLVMYLFLQNFRATIIPTLAVPVVLLGTFGVLAAFGYSINTLTMFGMVLAIGLLVDDAIVVVENVERVMAEEGLTPKQATRKSMSQITGALIGIAMVLAAVFVPMAFFGGSTGVIYRQFSITIVSSMVLSVIVAIVFTPALCATLLKPIPKGHHGAKKGFFGWFNRTFERSSNGYANTVARGLNRTKRLMVVYLALVIAMGWMFTRIPTAFLPAEDQGILFAQIQTPAGATAEATKAVIDDATKYLLTEEKDAVTSVFAVNGFNFGGRGQNASILFIKLRDWEERGDASLKAAAVAGRANAHFAKTERRAQLFVVPPPSVMELGNVTGFDFQLMDRAGVGHEKLLAARNQLLGEAGKSPVLAGVRPNGIEDAPQYQLDIDREKARALGVAVSDINSTLATAWGSSYVNDFIDRGRVKKVFAQGEASSRMLPEDLNKWYVRNKDGDMVPFSAFSSATWSFGPQKLNRYNGVPSYNIQGQAAPGYSSGAAMEEMERLAAKLPVGVGFEWTGLSFEERLSGAQAPALYAISLIVVFLCLAALYESWTIPSAVMLVVPLGIIGALLATLMRGLSNDVFFQVGLLTTIGLAAKNAILIVEFAKEHYESGASLTESAIHAARQRLRPILMTSLAFILGVTPLAISSGAGSGSQNAIGTGVIGGMLTGTFLAIFFVPAFFVIMLRVFKVKRMSENVDKHDTSAKGPHDVPAEGQP, from the coding sequence ATGGCAAAGTTTTTTATCGACAGGCCGGTTTTTGCCTGGGTGATCGCGATCGTGCTGATGCTGGCCGGCGCGCTGTCCATCCTGCAGCTTCCGGTCGCCCAGTACCCCAACATCGCGCCGCCCGCCATCGGCATCGCGGTGACCTACCCGGGCGCGTCCGCGCAGACCGTGCAGGACACCGTGGTGCAGGTGATCGAGCAGCAGATGAACGGTCTTGACGGCCTGCAGTACATCTCGTCGGAAAGCAACTCCGACGGCAGCATGTCCATCACGCTGACCTTCAAGCAGGGCACCAATCCCGACACCGCGCAGGTGCAGGTCCAGAACAAGCTGGCGCTGGCGCAGCCGCTCTTGCCGCAGGAAGTGCAGCAGCAGGGCATCCGCGTCACCAAGGCCACGAAGAACTTCCTGATCGTGGCGGGCTTCGTGTCCACCGACGGCACGATGACCAAGGACGACCTGGCCGACTACGTCGCCTCGTACGTCCAGGATCCCATCAGCCGCACGCAGGGCGTGGGCGACTTCCAGCTCTTCGGCTCGCAGTACGCGATGCGGATCTGGCTGGACCCCGCCAAGCTCGTCAACTACGGGCTGACCACGGTCGACATCACCACCGCCATCAAGGAACAGAACGTCCAGGTCTCGTCCGGGCAATTGGGCGGCCTGCCGTCCGTGCGCGGCCAGCAGCTGAACGCCACCATCATCGGACCGTCGCGCCTGCAGACGGCCGAAGACTTCGGCCAGATCCTGCTGAAGGTTAATTCCGACGGTTCGCAGGTGCGCCTGCGCGACGTTTCGCGGATCGAACTGGGCGGCCAGACCTACGCCATCGACAGCTTCTACAACGGCAATCCGGCCTCGGGCCTGGCCATCAAGCTGGCGCCGGGCGCCAACGCGCTGGACACGGCGCAGGCGGTGCGCGACACCATCAACAACCTCAAGCCGTATTTCCCGCCGGGCATGGAGGTCGTCTATCCGTACGACACGACGCCGTTCGTCAGCCTGTCGATCCATGAAGTGTTCAAGACGCTGGTCGAGGCCATCATCCTGGTGTTCCTGGTGATGTATCTCTTCCTGCAGAACTTCCGCGCCACCATCATTCCCACGCTGGCCGTGCCGGTGGTGCTGCTGGGCACGTTCGGCGTGCTGGCGGCGTTCGGCTATTCCATCAACACCTTGACGATGTTCGGGATGGTGCTGGCCATCGGTCTGCTCGTCGACGACGCCATCGTGGTGGTCGAAAACGTCGAGCGGGTGATGGCCGAAGAGGGCCTCACGCCCAAGCAGGCCACCCGCAAGTCCATGAGTCAGATCACCGGCGCCCTGATCGGCATCGCGATGGTGCTGGCCGCCGTGTTCGTCCCCATGGCGTTCTTCGGCGGCTCCACGGGCGTCATCTACCGCCAGTTCTCGATCACGATCGTGTCCTCGATGGTGCTGTCCGTGATTGTCGCCATCGTGTTCACGCCGGCCTTGTGCGCGACGCTGCTGAAACCCATTCCGAAGGGCCACCACGGCGCCAAGAAGGGCTTTTTCGGCTGGTTCAACCGCACGTTCGAGCGCAGCAGCAACGGTTACGCCAATACCGTGGCCCGCGGCCTGAACCGCACCAAGCGCCTGATGGTCGTCTACCTGGCGCTGGTCATTGCGATGGGCTGGATGTTCACCCGCATCCCGACCGCGTTCCTGCCGGCCGAAGACCAGGGCATTCTGTTCGCCCAGATCCAGACGCCCGCCGGCGCCACCGCCGAAGCCACCAAGGCCGTCATCGACGACGCCACCAAGTACCTGCTGACCGAAGAAAAGGATGCCGTTACCTCGGTGTTCGCGGTCAACGGCTTCAACTTCGGCGGCCGCGGCCAGAACGCGTCCATCCTGTTCATCAAGCTGCGCGACTGGGAAGAGCGCGGCGACGCCAGCCTGAAGGCCGCCGCCGTGGCGGGACGCGCCAACGCGCACTTCGCCAAGACGGAACGCCGCGCGCAACTGTTCGTCGTGCCGCCGCCTTCCGTCATGGAACTGGGCAACGTCACCGGCTTTGACTTCCAGCTGATGGACCGCGCCGGCGTGGGCCACGAGAAGCTGCTTGCCGCGCGCAACCAGCTGCTGGGCGAGGCCGGCAAGAGCCCGGTGCTGGCGGGCGTGCGTCCCAACGGCATCGAAGACGCACCGCAGTACCAGCTGGACATCGACCGCGAAAAGGCCCGCGCCCTGGGCGTGGCCGTGTCGGACATCAACAGCACGCTGGCCACCGCATGGGGTTCGTCGTACGTCAACGACTTCATCGACCGCGGCCGCGTGAAGAAGGTGTTCGCGCAGGGCGAGGCATCCTCGCGCATGCTGCCGGAAGACCTGAACAAATGGTACGTGCGCAACAAGGATGGCGACATGGTCCCGTTCTCGGCGTTCTCCAGCGCGACGTGGAGCTTCGGCCCGCAGAAGCTGAACCGCTACAACGGCGTGCCGTCGTACAACATCCAGGGCCAGGCGGCGCCGGGCTACAGCTCGGGCGCAGCCATGGAAGAAATGGAACGCCTGGCGGCCAAGCTGCCGGTCGGCGTCGGCTTCGAGTGGACCGGCCTGTCGTTCGAAGAACGCCTGTCCGGCGCGCAGGCGCCCGCGTTGTACGCGATCTCGCTCATCGTGGTGTTCCTGTGCCTGGCGGCGCTCTATGAAAGCTGGACCATTCCGTCCGCGGTCATGCTGGTGGTGCCGCTAGGGATCATCGGCGCGCTGCTGGCCACGCTGATGCGCGGCCTGTCCAACGACGTGTTCTTCCAGGTGGGTCTCTTGACGACAATCGGGCTGGCGGCCAAAAACGCCATCCTGATCGTGGAGTTCGCCAAGGAGCACTATGAATCGGGCGCCAGCCTGACCGAGTCGGCCATCCACGCTGCCCGTCAGCGCCTGCGTCCCATCCTGATGACGTCCCTGGCGTTCATCCTGGGCGTGACCCCGCTGGCGATTTCCAGCGGCGCGGGCTCGGGCAGCCAGAACGCCATCGGCACGGGCGTCATCGGCGGCATGCTGACCGGCACCTTCCTGGCCATCTTCTTCGTCCCGGCGTTCTTCGTGATCATGCTGCGCGTGTTCAAGGTCAAGCGCATGAGCGAAAACGTCGACAAGCACGACACCAGCGCCAAGGGGCCGCACGACGTGCCGGCGGAGGGCCAACCGTAA
- the adeC gene encoding AdeC/AdeK/OprM family multidrug efflux complex outer membrane factor translates to MKLQMRTLLSVSLAAALAGCSLAPTYERPDAPIDAAYPTGAAYNAAQAAAPGGMAVADIGWRDFFGDPLLQQLIEQSLVNNRDLRVAALNVEAARAQYRIQRADLAPSIGVAGQGSGQRTPADLSPSGQATTSHSYQVGAAMSAWELDLFGRIRSLSDQALESYLALDETRTATQLTLIAEVANAYLTLRADQELLSLTRDTLKSQEDSYNLTKQSYDQGLSTALDLSQAEVSLRTAQRNLSQYTRQAAQDRNALVLLVGQPLSPQIVAALDNAIKLDDSMLPTTLPAGLPSDLLVRRPDIRAAEHQLKGANANIGAARAAFFPTISLTGSAGTASASLGGLFDGGSGAWSFVPQITVPIFAGGSLLAGLDLAKVQKNIQVAQYEKSIQTGFREVADALAGRGTLDEQIQAQRLLVDANQRAYDASEQRFRQGIDDYLSVLDSQRSLYTSQQALVDTRLARLTNLVTLYKVLGGGWTERTATAPATPATPAG, encoded by the coding sequence ATGAAACTCCAGATGAGAACCTTGCTGTCTGTATCCCTGGCGGCGGCCCTGGCGGGCTGCTCGCTGGCCCCCACGTATGAGCGCCCCGACGCGCCCATCGACGCCGCCTATCCCACGGGCGCCGCCTACAACGCGGCCCAGGCGGCCGCGCCGGGCGGCATGGCCGTGGCCGACATCGGCTGGCGCGACTTTTTCGGCGATCCGCTCCTGCAGCAGCTGATCGAACAGTCGCTCGTCAACAACCGCGACCTGCGCGTGGCGGCACTGAACGTCGAGGCGGCGCGCGCGCAGTACCGCATCCAGCGCGCGGACCTGGCGCCCAGTATCGGCGTGGCCGGGCAGGGCTCTGGCCAGCGCACGCCGGCCGACCTGTCGCCCAGCGGCCAGGCCACCACCAGCCACAGCTATCAGGTGGGCGCTGCCATGTCCGCCTGGGAACTGGACCTTTTTGGCCGCATCCGCAGCCTGAGCGACCAGGCGCTGGAATCCTATCTGGCGCTGGACGAGACGCGCACCGCCACGCAGCTCACGCTGATCGCCGAGGTTGCGAATGCTTACCTGACGCTGCGTGCGGACCAGGAGCTGCTCAGCCTGACGCGAGACACGCTCAAGAGCCAGGAAGATTCCTACAACCTGACCAAGCAGAGCTACGACCAGGGCCTGTCCACGGCGCTGGACCTGAGCCAGGCCGAGGTGTCGCTGCGCACGGCCCAGCGCAACCTGTCGCAATACACGCGCCAGGCCGCGCAGGACCGCAATGCGCTGGTGCTGCTGGTCGGGCAGCCGCTGTCGCCGCAGATAGTCGCGGCGCTGGACAACGCGATCAAGCTGGACGACAGCATGCTGCCGACCACGCTGCCCGCCGGCCTGCCGTCCGACCTGCTGGTCCGCCGCCCGGACATCCGCGCGGCCGAGCATCAGCTCAAGGGCGCCAACGCCAACATCGGCGCGGCGCGCGCGGCATTCTTCCCGACCATCAGCCTGACGGGTTCGGCCGGCACCGCCAGCGCCAGCCTGGGCGGCTTGTTCGACGGCGGTTCGGGGGCGTGGAGCTTCGTGCCCCAGATCACCGTGCCGATCTTCGCGGGCGGCTCGCTGCTGGCGGGGCTGGACCTGGCGAAGGTGCAGAAGAACATCCAGGTAGCCCAGTACGAGAAGTCGATCCAGACGGGTTTCCGCGAAGTCGCGGACGCGCTGGCCGGCCGCGGCACGCTGGACGAGCAGATCCAGGCCCAGCGCCTGCTGGTGGACGCCAACCAGCGCGCGTATGACGCGTCGGAGCAACGTTTCCGGCAGGGCATCGACGACTACCTGAGCGTGCTGGATTCGCAGCGCTCGCTCTACACCTCGCAGCAGGCGCTGGTCGACACGCGTCTGGCGCGCCTGACCAACCTGGTCACGCTGTACAAGGTGCTGGGCGGCGGGTGGACGGAACGCACGGCGACGGCGCCCGCCACGCCTGCGACGCCGGCGGGCTGA
- a CDS encoding GlsB/YeaQ/YmgE family stress response membrane protein, with the protein MSIIIMIIVGFIVGLIARAIMPGDQNMGIIMTTILGIIGAVVAGFLGQSLGWYQPGEPAGWIGSVVGAIIVLFVVGLIAKKRA; encoded by the coding sequence ATGAGCATCATCATCATGATCATCGTCGGGTTCATCGTGGGACTGATCGCCCGCGCCATCATGCCCGGGGACCAGAACATGGGGATCATCATGACCACCATTCTGGGCATCATCGGCGCCGTCGTTGCCGGCTTTCTGGGCCAGTCGCTGGGGTGGTACCAGCCCGGCGAACCTGCTGGCTGGATCGGATCCGTCGTCGGCGCGATCATCGTGCTGTTCGTGGTGGGCCTGATCGCCAAGAAGCGCGCCTGA
- a CDS encoding SCO family protein has product MRHLITGRFFRGLLLSLCVFLAACGDRNVDWTLYNVKGHLPDLKFSLPGAGGKTVSSDDLKGKTVLLFFGYASCPDICPTTMAQLTAVLQNLGDKAKDVRILFVSVDPHRDTPDILQAYVNAFNNNAIGVTGNERQVADLARRYRVAYQIEKPRPGDDADMYEVMHSRGVYIFDKDGKARLLASDTDSIETLTKDVRQLIDLTS; this is encoded by the coding sequence ATGCGACACCTGATTACCGGCCGCTTCTTTCGCGGACTGCTGTTGAGCTTGTGTGTGTTTCTTGCCGCCTGCGGCGACAGAAACGTGGACTGGACGCTTTACAACGTCAAGGGCCACCTGCCGGATCTGAAGTTCTCGCTGCCCGGCGCGGGCGGCAAGACGGTCAGCAGCGACGACCTGAAGGGCAAGACGGTACTGCTGTTTTTCGGCTACGCCAGTTGCCCGGACATCTGCCCGACGACCATGGCGCAATTGACTGCCGTGCTGCAGAACCTGGGCGACAAGGCCAAGGACGTGCGCATCCTGTTCGTCAGCGTGGACCCGCATCGCGACACGCCGGACATCCTGCAGGCCTACGTCAACGCCTTCAACAACAACGCCATCGGCGTGACGGGCAACGAAAGGCAGGTCGCGGACCTGGCGCGCCGCTATCGCGTGGCCTACCAGATCGAAAAGCCCCGCCCCGGCGACGATGCCGACATGTACGAGGTGATGCACAGCCGCGGCGTGTACATCTTCGACAAAGACGGCAAGGCGCGCCTGCTGGCGTCAGACACCGACAGCATCGAGACGCTCACCAAAGACGTGCGCCAGCTTATCGACCTGACTTCCTGA